The following nucleotide sequence is from Psychroflexus torquis ATCC 700755.
AGTCGAACAACAAAAAAGTTATTAAAAAATTCATCGAAATGGCTGAAAAGCCGGGTGAATACTACAAGAGGTTGGATCTTAGACAAAAGAGAAAACTACAGGGTATCATGTTTCCTGAAGGTTTACAATTTTCGACTAAAAATAAAGAATGTCGAACATCAAAAATGAACTTACTTTTCGAATTAACAAACTCTTTATCAGTGCTTTACAGCTCTAAAAACGAAGAGACTCAAGTGCAATTTGCGCTTGAGTCTCACTTAGTAGCGGGGACTGGACTCGAACCAGTGACCTTCGGGTTATGAGCCCGACGAGCTACCTGCTGCTCTACCCCGCGATATATGTTTGAAAATTGTTTTTCTCTGTATCGGACTGCAAATATAAAACAAATAATAAGTCCAACAATATAAAATGTGAAATATTATTGCTCTATATCTTCCGCTCTAAATTCTTGAAGTTCTTCGCCTTCAAAACGAGGAGTAACCTCAATAGGATTACAACAGACTTCACAATCTTCTACGTAGGTTTGTTGACGTATAGACGGGTCTAAAAGCATGCTTATGTCTTCCCAGCAATAAGGGCATTGAAAGTGATGTTCGAACATTAAAATTCTATATTTAAAAGTTGACCTGTAAGTTGTAAAAGCTCAAGCTCGGCTAATTTTGCATCATACTTATCCAGATTTTTACTGGTCTGGGCATTAAGCAAGTTCACCTGAGCCTGCCGTAACTCTACAGAGGTAATCTGCCCTAGTTTATACTGTTCACTAGAGCGCTCAAAATTATTCTTGGCTGTTGATATATTTTTTGTTTGCAAATCTAAAACTTCAAGTCGGTTTTGGTAATTTCCTCTGGCATTAAAAATATCTCGGGTCACCTCTTTCTTAATCTGCTCCTTGGCGAGTTGCTGATTGTCGTATTGTATTTTGGCGTTTTTCGTAGTGGTAATCCCACGGCCTCCGTCAAAAAGATCCCATCTAAGACTTACTCCTCCAGAAACACCAGTCGTGGTACTTGATGTGGCAAAACTCGTCACTGGAAAGTTACCTTCATTCCAACCATATGAGCCTGTCAACCCAATAGAAGGCAAAAATACAGCTTTACTAGCTTTGTAGTCGTAATCACTAATAATTATATTCTTTTCTGCCTGAAGTAGGCTAACGTTATTGGCATCTGCACTATTGACATAATTCTCCAATTGAATTTGGCTAGTGAAATCGACTAGGGTATCCACTTCAAAATTTCGATCCAAATTAGTATTAATAACCACATTTAAATCACGCTTTGCATTTTCTAATAGCTGCCGTGTATTTAATAAATTGATGCTGTCGTTCACCATATCTACCTCAGCATTAAACACATCTAACTTATTCACTTGACCGTATTCAAAGCTGTATTCTGCACGCTTTAACCGCTGTTGAGTATTCCCATAGGTCTGTTTCAATACCTGTTCATTTTCAGTAAGACGGGCAACTTCGTAATAAACGGTAAATAGCTGGAGAAGAGTAATTTCTATGGTTTCACGCGCTTGTAAAGAAGATAAATTATACTCCTCTTTGAGACTTTTATAATTCCAGAATCGCCCTAATCCATCAAATAACACGTAGTTAAAATTAACAGAAGCATTGTAACG
It contains:
- a CDS encoding CPXCG motif-containing cysteine-rich protein, encoding MFEHHFQCPYCWEDISMLLDPSIRQQTYVEDCEVCCNPIEVTPRFEGEELQEFRAEDIEQ
- a CDS encoding TolC family protein: MRVFYKSLLAFFIVFGMYSPSNAQEVLSKQEAVTQMLANNFGIQFAENQVEIADNNQDILNSGYLPSLTGNAGANYTKDDQDVTFRDGESNSIVGAETTRYNASVNFNYVLFDGLGRFWNYKSLKEEYNLSSLQARETIEITLLQLFTVYYEVARLTENEQVLKQTYGNTQQRLKRAEYSFEYGQVNKLDVFNAEVDMVNDSINLLNTRQLLENAKRDLNVVINTNLDRNFEVDTLVDFTSQIQLENYVNSADANNVSLLQAEKNIIISDYDYKASKAVFLPSIGLTGSYGWNEGNFPVTSFATSSTTTGVSGGVSLRWDLFDGGRGITTTKNAKIQYDNQQLAKEQIKKEVTRDIFNARGNYQNRLEVLDLQTKNISTAKNNFERSSEQYKLGQITSVELRQAQVNLLNAQTSKNLDKYDAKLAELELLQLTGQLLNIEF